One Gloeothece verrucosa PCC 7822 DNA window includes the following coding sequences:
- a CDS encoding aldehyde dehydrogenase family protein → MPPLTCFNYINGQWVPAKVRETSQSRNPANSSEVVATFPLSTSADVNAAVEAARKAYLSWRKIPAPQRAEYLQRVAQILTKRKEELATVMTREMGKTIAEARGDVQEGIDCAFYYAGEGRRLFGQTTPSELSNKFAMTLRMPVGVCALITPWNFPVAIPCWKSLPALVCGNTIILKPAKDTPACATLLVEVFQQAGFPPGVVNLVHGVGPEIGQDLVEHPGIDLVSFTGSSVIGSQVGEICGRIHKRVCLELGGKNAQIVMEDADLELALEGALWGAFGTTGQRCTATSRLILHRDIKKEFTEKLLEKTAQLRLGPGIDPKTDVGPLISSTQREKVKKYIDLAREEGAKILLGGDIPKDSALKSGFFFEPTILDHVTPQMRVAQEEIFGPVVGLIEVSSFEEAISVLNDTPYGLSSSIYTQDINRAFQAMQDLEAGITYINGPTIGAEVHLAFGGVKQSGNGHREAGTTALDVFSEWKTVYVDFSGRLQRAQIDNRSVTEN, encoded by the coding sequence ATGCCTCCTTTAACTTGTTTTAATTATATCAACGGTCAATGGGTACCCGCGAAAGTGCGCGAAACTTCACAAAGCCGCAACCCTGCCAATTCTAGCGAGGTAGTAGCGACTTTCCCTTTATCCACTTCGGCCGATGTTAATGCCGCAGTAGAAGCCGCACGCAAAGCTTACTTGAGTTGGCGAAAAATCCCTGCACCCCAAAGAGCGGAATATCTTCAACGAGTCGCTCAAATTTTAACCAAGAGAAAAGAAGAACTCGCTACCGTGATGACTCGGGAAATGGGAAAAACCATCGCTGAAGCTCGGGGGGATGTTCAAGAGGGGATAGACTGCGCTTTTTACTATGCTGGGGAAGGAAGGCGTTTATTTGGACAAACCACTCCATCAGAACTCAGCAATAAGTTTGCTATGACGCTGCGGATGCCGGTGGGTGTCTGTGCTTTAATTACCCCTTGGAATTTTCCGGTGGCTATCCCCTGTTGGAAGTCTCTACCGGCCTTAGTCTGTGGCAATACTATTATTCTTAAACCGGCTAAAGATACCCCGGCTTGTGCCACCCTATTAGTCGAAGTTTTCCAGCAAGCCGGCTTTCCGCCAGGAGTCGTTAATTTAGTTCATGGCGTAGGGCCAGAAATCGGACAAGATTTAGTCGAACATCCAGGAATCGATTTAGTTTCTTTTACAGGTTCTTCTGTTATTGGTTCTCAAGTGGGGGAAATTTGCGGACGTATCCATAAGCGTGTCTGTTTGGAATTAGGGGGAAAAAATGCTCAAATTGTGATGGAAGATGCCGATTTAGAATTAGCTTTAGAAGGCGCATTATGGGGAGCTTTTGGCACTACAGGACAACGATGTACGGCCACTAGCCGCTTGATTTTACATCGGGATATCAAAAAGGAATTTACCGAAAAGTTACTCGAGAAAACGGCTCAACTCCGTTTAGGCCCAGGAATTGATCCAAAAACCGATGTCGGGCCTCTCATTAGTTCAACTCAACGGGAAAAGGTGAAAAAATATATTGATCTGGCTCGGGAAGAAGGCGCTAAAATTTTACTCGGCGGCGATATCCCTAAAGATTCTGCCTTAAAATCGGGGTTTTTCTTTGAACCGACAATTTTAGATCACGTCACGCCTCAAATGCGGGTGGCGCAAGAGGAAATTTTTGGGCCTGTGGTGGGCTTAATTGAGGTGAGTTCCTTTGAAGAAGCCATTTCAGTCCTCAATGATACTCCCTACGGCTTATCTTCTTCGATTTATACCCAAGATATTAACCGCGCTTTTCAAGCCATGCAAGACCTTGAAGCCGGTATTACATACATTAATGGCCCCACCATTGGTGCAGAAGTACATCTTGCTTTTGGTGGGGTTAAACAAAGTGGTAATGGACATAGAGAAGCCGGAACTACCGCGTTAGATGTTTTTTCTGAATGGAAAACAGTCTATGTCGATTTTTCAGGACGTTTACAACGAGCGCAAATTGATAATCGTTCTGTCACTGAAAATTAA
- a CDS encoding adenylate/guanylate cyclase domain-containing protein, which yields MLLLISIALIFITGYMDYSSGKTAFTKTIFNQLVILRSVRAKEIESYFQFSKNQILTVSESPSAIEAMKTFKAAYQKLETQTLNPNQQQQLEKYYQNVFIPELGHNVVDGTPIAETYLPQTSVAQYLQYHYLAKNRSKQRQNDLENPGDGSEYSKVHQKYHPLFRNLQKRFKYNDIYLIDVDSGNIVYSAEKQVDFATNIGLGPYENTNLAKAILSIEKSRDHSLIIIKDFEPYRPSYNKPSAFIATTIFDGTEFIGALVFQLPIEKINGIMTSSGQWEQTGLGQTGETYLVGPDNLLRSLPRQFVENPNQYYQALEKNGLDNNTIERIRRLNTPILVQKIESSALEQAITGKKGTAIYQDYRGIPVLAAYQPIQVGDFNWGLIAQMSADEAFAPINEFTRQLLVTSAILVVFFTPLSNWLARLFVRPIKQLRAGACRIGSGETDVKLNIQSKDEFGELAVAFNYMSENLHQRELLIQQMKQENENLLLNILPDLIAKRYKKGEQAIADTFPNVTVLYAEIEGFNELSAELPPEQTIRLLNEIVSAFDEAAEAYGVEKMRTIGNLYVAVCGLSVARVDHVKRTVDFALDLLKLITRFNQQQGTKLSLDIGIHCGPVVGGIVGKTRFIYALTGETMRIAYAIHSSPRQNVIQVTHKVYESVKDLYPFEQIGEVEIPKAGVIPIWSMKIGGIKSSINVNSSLNGASVGIID from the coding sequence ATGCTACTGCTAATCAGCATCGCCTTAATTTTCATTACAGGCTACATGGATTACAGTAGTGGCAAAACGGCATTTACCAAAACCATCTTTAACCAACTCGTTATCCTACGAAGCGTCAGAGCCAAAGAAATTGAATCCTACTTTCAATTTAGCAAAAATCAGATTCTCACCGTCAGCGAATCCCCATCAGCCATTGAAGCAATGAAAACCTTCAAGGCAGCCTACCAAAAATTAGAAACTCAAACCTTAAACCCCAACCAGCAACAACAGTTAGAGAAATACTACCAAAATGTTTTTATTCCCGAACTCGGGCACAATGTAGTAGATGGAACACCCATTGCAGAAACCTACTTACCTCAAACGAGTGTCGCCCAATATCTCCAATACCACTACCTAGCGAAAAATCGCTCTAAACAGAGACAAAATGATTTAGAAAATCCTGGAGATGGCAGCGAATATAGTAAAGTTCATCAAAAATACCACCCTTTATTTAGAAATTTACAAAAAAGATTTAAATATAACGATATTTATTTAATCGACGTTGATAGCGGCAACATTGTCTACTCCGCAGAAAAACAAGTAGACTTTGCAACTAATATAGGGTTAGGTCCTTACGAAAATACCAACCTAGCCAAAGCCATCTTATCGATTGAAAAATCGAGAGACCACAGTTTAATCATCATCAAAGACTTTGAACCCTACCGTCCCTCCTATAATAAACCCTCGGCTTTTATCGCCACCACAATTTTTGATGGGACAGAATTTATCGGTGCTTTGGTGTTTCAACTCCCCATCGAGAAAATCAATGGAATTATGACCTCATCTGGACAGTGGGAACAAACCGGACTCGGCCAAACCGGCGAAACCTATTTAGTCGGTCCAGATAACTTGTTACGTTCCCTTCCCCGCCAGTTTGTCGAAAATCCCAACCAATATTACCAAGCTCTCGAAAAAAACGGTCTTGATAATAACACCATTGAACGGATACGCCGCTTAAACACACCCATTTTAGTTCAAAAGATAGAATCGAGCGCTTTAGAACAGGCCATCACCGGTAAGAAAGGAACAGCCATCTATCAAGACTACCGAGGCATTCCCGTACTAGCCGCCTATCAACCCATTCAGGTAGGAGATTTTAACTGGGGATTAATTGCCCAAATGAGTGCGGATGAAGCCTTTGCTCCCATTAATGAGTTTACCCGTCAATTATTAGTGACTTCTGCTATTCTCGTAGTCTTTTTCACGCCGCTTTCTAACTGGTTGGCGCGGCTGTTTGTGCGTCCCATTAAGCAGCTTAGGGCAGGAGCTTGTCGCATCGGATCAGGAGAAACCGATGTTAAGCTAAACATTCAATCAAAAGATGAATTTGGCGAATTAGCAGTAGCTTTTAATTATATGAGCGAGAACTTACATCAAAGAGAGCTACTGATTCAGCAAATGAAGCAAGAAAACGAAAACCTCTTGCTCAATATTTTGCCAGACCTGATCGCCAAACGCTATAAAAAAGGAGAACAAGCGATTGCCGATACTTTTCCCAATGTTACTGTTTTATATGCAGAAATAGAGGGTTTTAATGAACTATCTGCTGAATTGCCCCCTGAACAAACTATTAGGTTACTCAATGAAATTGTCAGTGCTTTTGATGAAGCGGCAGAAGCTTATGGCGTTGAGAAAATGAGAACCATCGGCAATTTATACGTGGCGGTTTGTGGGTTGTCAGTTGCTCGCGTCGATCATGTTAAAAGGACGGTAGATTTTGCCTTAGACTTACTCAAATTAATCACCCGTTTTAATCAGCAACAGGGAACAAAATTGAGTTTAGATATTGGTATTCATTGCGGTCCGGTAGTGGGGGGAATTGTAGGAAAAACTCGATTTATTTACGCCTTAACCGGAGAAACCATGAGAATTGCCTACGCGATTCATTCCTCACCTCGGCAAAATGTCATTCAAGTGACCCACAAGGTTTATGAGAGTGTAAAAGATCTTTACCCATTTGAACAGATTGGAGAAGTAGAAATTCCTAAAGCCGGAGTCATCCCAATTTGGTCGATGAAAATAGGGGGAATTAAATCATCGATTAATGTTAACTCTTCTTTAAACGGAGCAAGCGTCGGCATAATTGATTAA
- a CDS encoding mechanosensitive ion channel family protein gives MTDFIIKQNWFVWTWVLILGFPMLMLLLNEFVVQLERQQKPLVTPVRILRNLVVPTLAIFLLLVKVLQLAEEAILVRLIETVLWIFIIYAVLTLINILLFEQARPESWQSQVPKLFLDLSRFFLILVGTALVLSSVWKTDLGALLTALGVGSLVIGLALQDSLGNIFSGIALLFERPIRSGDWVEIGDKVGKVIEVTWRSVHLQTWNRDLLVIPNSELAKSNFRNLSRPTGLHVETFEVGFSYDDPPNRVKQILKTTARETQGVLSDPEPFVQTTGYKDFYINYKVGLFIDDYGQSRKILDEFITRIWYAAKRHHLTIPYPIQNQYEYQGVAPIPEDRVLRITEILRSIPSLSMIDPLLLDQLNDNITTQKYGKGEIVIAQEQRLLGLYIILQGRVQLWVRDRTGNTQPVLELSEGDFFGVQASLLSDHQSDVSVEALEDLEVLILDTETLQLLLLRSPRFALELGELMESRRKLVQAAKSSLFQ, from the coding sequence ATGACCGACTTTATCATCAAGCAAAATTGGTTTGTATGGACATGGGTATTAATTTTAGGGTTTCCTATGCTAATGCTGTTGCTTAATGAATTCGTAGTACAGCTAGAAAGGCAACAAAAACCCCTCGTCACGCCTGTCCGTATCCTGCGAAATTTGGTAGTGCCAACCCTGGCTATTTTTTTGCTTTTGGTTAAGGTCTTACAGCTTGCTGAAGAGGCTATATTAGTTCGCTTAATCGAGACTGTTCTTTGGATTTTTATTATTTATGCGGTACTCACTTTAATTAATATCTTACTGTTTGAGCAAGCCAGGCCGGAAAGCTGGCAATCTCAAGTCCCCAAATTATTTCTTGATCTCAGTCGATTTTTCTTGATCTTGGTAGGAACAGCGCTAGTGTTATCAAGTGTCTGGAAAACAGATTTAGGGGCTTTATTGACCGCCTTGGGCGTGGGATCATTGGTGATTGGTTTAGCCTTGCAAGACAGCTTAGGCAATATTTTTTCGGGAATTGCTTTGCTTTTTGAGCGCCCCATCAGAAGCGGCGACTGGGTAGAGATTGGGGATAAAGTGGGCAAAGTGATAGAAGTTACTTGGCGCTCAGTACATTTGCAAACTTGGAACCGAGATCTGCTGGTTATCCCCAATTCCGAACTCGCTAAGAGTAATTTTAGAAACCTCAGTCGACCAACGGGTCTTCATGTGGAAACTTTTGAGGTAGGCTTTTCTTATGATGACCCTCCCAATCGAGTTAAACAAATTCTTAAAACTACGGCACGGGAAACTCAAGGGGTATTAAGTGATCCAGAACCTTTTGTCCAAACCACAGGCTATAAAGACTTCTATATCAATTATAAAGTTGGTCTATTTATTGATGACTACGGACAATCTCGTAAAATTTTAGATGAGTTTATCACCCGTATTTGGTATGCGGCTAAACGTCATCATCTGACGATTCCCTACCCAATTCAAAACCAATATGAATATCAAGGTGTTGCACCTATCCCAGAAGATCGAGTTCTTCGAATCACAGAAATTTTACGCTCTATTCCGAGTTTAAGTATGATCGATCCCCTGCTTCTGGATCAGTTAAATGACAACATCACCACTCAAAAATATGGTAAAGGAGAAATTGTCATTGCTCAGGAGCAGCGTTTGCTAGGACTGTATATTATTCTCCAGGGTCGTGTACAGTTATGGGTCCGTGATCGTACCGGTAACACACAGCCGGTTTTAGAACTATCTGAGGGCGATTTTTTTGGGGTACAAGCATCCTTGTTATCTGATCATCAAAGCGATGTTTCTGTGGAGGCCCTTGAGGACCTAGAAGTTCTCATTTTGGATACAGAAACTCTACAATTGCTCTTATTGCGATCCCCTCGCTTTGCGCTTGAATTGGGCGAGTTGATGGAATCACGCCGCAAGTTGGTGCAAGCGGCTAAAAGTAGCCTTTTTCAGTGA
- a CDS encoding bifunctional serine/threonine-protein kinase/ABC transporter substrate-binding protein, whose translation MVQLPTKMPLNPGDIIRNRYQVLRFLGKGGFGITYLVEDLDCLNQERVLKQLTDPDATLEARELFQREAKLLEQLGTEHSQIPQIFAYFEENGIYYLVQEYIQGHCLNEELTNPCYEQTVINFLEDLLSILQYIHQQGVIHRDIKPSNLIRRSSDNKIVLIDFGAATVRRNSNQITRTLALGTPGYAPAEQFMGYPQLCSDIYAVGVIAIQVLIKSNPTQEQWELDAAHRHFIWRNKAQVREDLADIIDKMTAYHCQERYRSVQDVLEALRVLSRQDKPVVIPPPPPLPPDPPNYWKLKVALSVGLGVIVLGGWLVWSTQKSSFCPVQESDFISCAGVIINDDSPSSAKENGVEAYEKGNYIQALDFFENARKEQPRDPETLIYLNNVQLILNKTPVYSIAVSLPLKDRNNGSDAGLEILRGVAQAQKYINENNIIKGYGLQVVITDDDNKPARAITIANTLGKVPNILGVIGSYASDVTKASVSVYDQHQLVLISPTSTSEDLTDSSRFFFRTVSPDQNKAEKVAKFLIQKDIQKIAVFYNPDSSFSRSYKNNFEKSFAGRSIQVFDNLKNENFDAYQAIKEVRTQGSQALFLIPDGRVNDFSFNNALDLMRANDNKLPIIGSDTLFNPATRNQRKFAQGIVIAIPWHPLTSSDPDFTKEAEKEWKGTVSWRTAMAYDATITLAQALNKIPSPNWMESLMMIFNPKQKRLQLQQTLIDPNFKAKGVTAPEISFIKGDRQENTVQLVTLISNPCSSGEYDFVPVEKVNKIDLLHNCPQINADERR comes from the coding sequence ATGGTTCAGTTACCGACGAAAATGCCTTTAAATCCAGGAGACATTATCCGCAATCGTTACCAAGTCCTTCGCTTTTTGGGAAAAGGGGGATTTGGCATAACTTATTTAGTAGAAGATTTAGATTGTCTTAATCAAGAAAGAGTCCTTAAGCAACTCACAGATCCAGATGCTACCCTAGAAGCTAGAGAACTGTTTCAGCGAGAAGCCAAACTTCTTGAACAACTGGGAACTGAACACAGCCAAATTCCCCAAATCTTTGCTTACTTTGAAGAAAACGGAATATATTATCTGGTTCAAGAATATATTCAAGGTCATTGTCTTAACGAAGAATTAACCAATCCTTGCTATGAGCAAACGGTTATTAATTTTCTAGAAGATCTCCTCTCCATTCTTCAATATATTCATCAACAGGGAGTGATTCATCGGGATATTAAACCCTCCAATTTAATCCGACGCAGTAGTGATAATAAAATTGTTTTAATTGATTTTGGCGCGGCTACAGTTAGAAGAAACAGCAATCAAATCACTCGAACTCTAGCACTAGGAACTCCCGGCTATGCACCAGCAGAGCAGTTTATGGGATATCCTCAATTATGTAGTGATATTTATGCAGTGGGAGTTATCGCCATACAAGTTTTGATTAAAAGCAACCCCACTCAGGAGCAATGGGAGCTAGATGCGGCTCATCGTCATTTTATTTGGCGCAATAAGGCTCAAGTAAGGGAAGATTTAGCAGATATTATCGATAAAATGACCGCTTATCATTGTCAAGAGCGCTACCGTTCAGTTCAAGACGTTTTAGAGGCTTTACGTGTATTATCTAGACAGGATAAGCCTGTTGTAATTCCTCCTCCTCCCCCTTTACCTCCAGATCCTCCTAACTATTGGAAACTCAAAGTCGCCTTAAGTGTAGGGTTAGGAGTTATAGTGTTAGGGGGTTGGCTGGTATGGTCAACTCAGAAATCAAGTTTTTGTCCGGTTCAAGAATCCGATTTTATCAGTTGCGCTGGAGTTATCATTAATGATGATAGTCCCTCTTCCGCTAAGGAAAACGGCGTTGAAGCTTACGAAAAAGGAAACTATATACAGGCATTAGATTTTTTTGAAAACGCTAGAAAAGAACAGCCCCGAGACCCAGAAACGCTTATTTATTTAAATAATGTCCAATTAATTCTCAATAAAACTCCGGTTTATAGCATTGCTGTTTCTTTACCTTTAAAAGATAGAAATAATGGCTCAGATGCCGGACTAGAAATTCTTAGAGGGGTAGCCCAAGCCCAAAAATATATTAATGAGAATAATATTATTAAAGGTTATGGGTTACAGGTGGTAATTACTGATGATGATAATAAACCCGCAAGAGCTATTACTATTGCCAATACTTTAGGTAAAGTACCTAATATTTTAGGAGTTATAGGAAGCTACGCCAGCGACGTAACTAAAGCATCGGTTTCAGTTTATGACCAGCATCAATTAGTGTTAATTTCCCCCACTAGCACATCAGAAGATTTAACCGATAGTAGCCGCTTCTTTTTCCGTACCGTATCACCCGATCAAAATAAAGCTGAGAAAGTTGCTAAATTTTTAATTCAAAAAGACATTCAAAAAATTGCTGTTTTTTATAATCCAGATAGTAGTTTTAGTCGGTCTTATAAAAATAATTTTGAGAAGAGTTTTGCCGGCAGAAGTATTCAAGTTTTTGATAATTTAAAAAATGAAAATTTTGATGCTTATCAAGCTATAAAGGAAGTGCGTACACAAGGAAGTCAAGCTTTATTTTTAATTCCTGATGGACGAGTTAATGATTTTTCGTTTAACAATGCTTTAGACTTAATGAGAGCTAATGATAATAAACTGCCCATCATTGGGTCTGATACTTTGTTTAACCCGGCTACTAGAAATCAACGAAAATTTGCCCAAGGGATAGTGATTGCTATTCCTTGGCATCCTTTAACCAGTAGCGATCCAGATTTTACTAAAGAAGCCGAAAAAGAATGGAAAGGAACAGTCAGTTGGCGAACAGCAATGGCCTATGATGCCACTATAACTCTAGCTCAAGCTTTAAATAAAATACCTTCTCCTAATTGGATGGAATCTTTAATGATGATATTTAACCCTAAACAAAAGCGGCTTCAATTACAACAAACTTTAATTGATCCTAATTTTAAAGCTAAGGGAGTGACCGCCCCAGAAATTAGCTTTATTAAAGGTGATCGCCAAGAGAATACAGTCCAATTAGTGACTCTGATTTCTAATCCCTGTTCTAGCGGCGAATATGATTTTGTTCCCGTTGAAAAGGTTAATAAAATAGACCTCTTGCATAATTGTCCGCAGATAAACGCAGATGAACGCAGATGA
- a CDS encoding DUF2207 domain-containing protein translates to MKSNTINRKKLLAIINFNSLKTIFLSILTFLLILTSNWMASFAYSSPVVQGKEPIEVAQAENQYPFYWEFINVDIDLQENGDMLISETQNYVFTQAYNNQRYRYIPLDKVDQITDVSVSENGKLLPITTGIENNQFWIRWEHSLNPPEAHTFVLNYRVIGGLHIHDSGDQVYWKAIFADRKSPIEKAKITVRLPNILSGNIQDFKSFGVPSSSVKVNSQTIQFIAQQSIQPGEELEVQITFPHNLLKVSVPNWQNFSWGSFINAIFGWIFFIFIILSFITGGSSGYGGDGGGYGGDGGGGGGGGGGGGGGGGGGGGGG, encoded by the coding sequence ATGAAAAGTAACACAATCAATCGGAAAAAATTATTGGCAATTATTAACTTCAATAGTCTCAAGACTATCTTTTTATCAATTTTAACTTTTTTACTAATTTTAACTTCTAATTGGATGGCAAGCTTTGCTTATTCATCTCCTGTAGTTCAGGGAAAAGAACCGATAGAAGTAGCACAGGCTGAAAATCAATATCCTTTTTATTGGGAATTCATTAATGTAGATATTGATCTACAAGAAAATGGGGATATGCTTATCAGTGAAACTCAAAATTATGTTTTTACTCAAGCCTACAACAATCAGAGATATCGATATATTCCTCTAGATAAAGTGGATCAGATAACTGATGTCTCAGTTTCTGAAAATGGAAAGCTTTTACCTATAACCACAGGAATTGAAAATAATCAATTTTGGATTCGATGGGAACATTCCCTTAATCCTCCTGAAGCCCATACATTTGTTTTAAATTATCGAGTGATTGGTGGCTTACACATTCATGATAGTGGGGATCAAGTTTACTGGAAGGCTATCTTTGCTGACCGAAAATCTCCCATTGAAAAAGCAAAAATAACTGTTAGATTACCTAACATTTTATCAGGAAATATTCAAGATTTTAAAAGTTTTGGTGTTCCTTCTAGTTCGGTTAAAGTAAACTCTCAAACCATTCAATTTATTGCTCAACAAAGTATACAACCTGGAGAAGAATTAGAAGTTCAAATTACTTTCCCTCATAATCTTCTCAAGGTTTCTGTTCCTAATTGGCAAAATTTTTCTTGGGGTTCATTTATTAACGCTATTTTTGGCTGGATTTTCTTTATTTTTATTATTTTGAGTTTCATAACTGGTGGTAGTAGTGGCTACGGCGGTGACGGTGGTGGCTACGGCGGTGACGGTGGTGGCGGTGGTGGCGGCGGTGGTGGCGGTGGTGGCGGCGGTGGTGGCGGTGGTGGCGGTGGTTAG
- a CDS encoding serine/threonine protein kinase, translated as MNPEEIITLINNWMLSAELKPLDSREEAIIKGTLQGLSYEEMKSGEPALRGLNVSYIARYVAHNLWSKLTKVFQQQLIIQNEERVRKANLWEYLAKASQTREQILAPIPVINRLLDKVLLRRYRIIEDLVSNEFATTYIAEDIGFSQAVPCIVKQWTTQSEAMTQRFQREAWALRELGQHDQIPQLLADFEEDGYYYIVHQFIEGQYLSQKLMLNPPPWPESKVVDLLKSILSILAFVHDKKVIHREINPDNLIERNSDGKIVLLGFGSVKQVATGQTITIQNSNRGYIAPEQAVGCPQPRSDVYAVGKLGIQALTGIEPTKFKVDSDTLNIVWREQTQVNPQLGDILDKMVCYDFRQRYASAVDAMLALESLNLSDSPLD; from the coding sequence ATGAATCCAGAAGAAATAATCACCCTGATCAATAATTGGATGTTGAGCGCAGAGTTAAAGCCATTAGACAGCCGAGAAGAAGCAATAATAAAAGGAACATTACAAGGATTAAGTTATGAAGAAATGAAAAGCGGGGAACCCGCGTTACGGGGATTGAATGTCAGTTATATTGCTCGATACGTTGCTCATAATTTATGGTCAAAATTAACCAAAGTTTTTCAACAACAACTCATAATTCAAAATGAGGAAAGGGTTCGTAAGGCTAATCTGTGGGAATATTTAGCCAAAGCCAGTCAAACCCGTGAGCAAATCCTAGCACCCATTCCTGTGATCAATCGATTACTAGATAAAGTTCTATTGCGGCGCTATCGAATTATTGAGGACTTAGTTAGTAACGAATTTGCGACAACTTATATCGCTGAAGATATTGGCTTTTCTCAGGCGGTTCCTTGTATTGTTAAACAATGGACAACTCAATCTGAAGCGATGACGCAACGTTTTCAGAGGGAAGCGTGGGCTTTAAGAGAACTAGGGCAACATGATCAAATTCCCCAACTTTTAGCTGACTTTGAAGAAGACGGTTATTATTATATAGTGCATCAATTTATTGAAGGTCAATATTTAAGCCAAAAACTAATGTTAAATCCTCCTCCTTGGCCAGAATCTAAGGTTGTTGATCTTCTAAAAAGCATTTTATCGATCCTGGCTTTTGTGCATGACAAAAAAGTTATTCACCGAGAAATTAACCCGGATAACTTAATTGAACGCAATTCTGACGGTAAAATAGTTCTCTTGGGTTTTGGTTCGGTTAAACAAGTTGCCACAGGACAAACCATTACCATTCAAAATAGTAATCGGGGATATATTGCTCCTGAACAAGCTGTTGGTTGTCCTCAACCTAGAAGTGATGTTTATGCTGTTGGTAAGCTTGGCATTCAAGCGTTAACCGGCATTGAACCAACTAAATTTAAAGTTGATTCTGATACCTTAAATATTGTCTGGCGCGAACAAACACAAGTTAATCCCCAGTTAGGGGATATTTTAGACAAAATGGTCTGTTATGATTTTCGGCAACGTTATGCTTCAGCAGTGGATGCAATGCTGGCTTTAGAGTCATTAAATTTGTCTGATTCCCCACTCGATTAA
- a CDS encoding NfeD family protein has translation MDKDQLVMIAITVIAIGVILGALFVLLVKWKRGNRVINSLVSVNQIVGSIGRVEIPFDQNSKGKVRVGIKGSLIDFVAVTSLPYEFQLGESVLIIEIKENRVSVVPENYLRKIQDQE, from the coding sequence ATGGATAAAGATCAGTTGGTAATGATAGCTATTACAGTCATAGCTATTGGGGTTATATTAGGAGCTTTATTTGTCCTATTAGTTAAATGGAAGCGAGGCAATAGGGTTATTAACAGCTTAGTCAGTGTGAATCAAATTGTCGGCTCAATTGGCAGAGTAGAAATACCTTTTGATCAAAATAGTAAAGGAAAAGTAAGAGTAGGCATTAAGGGATCTTTAATCGATTTTGTGGCTGTTACCAGTTTACCTTATGAATTTCAGTTAGGTGAGTCGGTTTTAATTATAGAAATTAAAGAAAACAGAGTTTCGGTAGTTCCCGAAAATTATTTAAGGAAAATACAGGATCAGGAGTAA